A segment of the Panacibacter ginsenosidivorans genome:
ACGGCTTCTCTACATCTTTACCGGAAGAAGTACAATACGAAGCGCTTCGTAATATTAAAGGTTTTGAAAACGCTAAGATTTTCCGTCCTGGCTATGCAATAGAATATGATTACTTTCCTCCCACACAATTAAATCATTCGTTAGAAACAAAATTGGTTGCTAATCTTTTCTTTGCGGGGCAGGTAAATGGAACTACAGGCTATGAAGAGGCTGCTTGCCAAGGTTTTATGGCAGGTGTTAATGCACATCAAAAAGTTAACAATCTAGACCCATTTATTTTAAAACGCAGTGAAGCCTACATAGGCGTATTAATAGATGATCTTATAAGTAAAGGAACGGAAGAGCCATATCGCATGTTTACAAGCCGTGCAGAATATAGAACTCTTTTAAGACAGGATAATGCGGATTTACGGTTAACAGAAAAAAGTTTTCGCCTTGGTCTTGCTTCTCAGGAGAGAATGGAAAAAGTAATTAATAAAAGAAACCAGGTAGAATCTATTCATGGACTTCTTAAAAACATTTATATAGAACCCGACGAAATAAATACTTACTTAATCCAAATTGGTTCATCAACAATATCAGATAAACAAAAAGCAGCAAAAATACTATTAAGACCTAATGTGAATATTGAATCCCTTTTTAATTCAGTTCCTAAATTACAAGAACTGAAAGAAAAATTCACCATCGATTCATTGCAACAAACAGAAATACAAATAAAATACGAACGCTACATAGAAAAGGAAAGAGACCTCGTAGTCCGCATGTCTGCTATGGAAGAATTATTAATTCCGGATTCGTTTAACTACGATAAAATAGCTGCACTCAGTAATGAAGCTTTACAAAAATTTAAAAAAATAAAACCAAGAACGTTAGGACAAGCCAGCAGGATAAGCGGTGTTAATCCGAGCGATGTACAAATATTAATGGTTTACATGGGCCGTTAATTATTTTATATTAAATAAGCTCACTTATTACTCATCAATACAAGAGTGCAACGCAACAATTGACGCTACTAGAAATACAGCCTGGTACATAAAATCTAAATTCCGGTTAAATAGAATTATTGTGATATTTCTTAAGCATGATATGTTTTAATATTACAGTTAAATAATTCGCTGTTGAAAATAATACTACACTTTTTTCTTTCATTTTTTTATATTTTTTGCTTTTCAAAAGCATCATATGCTCAGTTAAAATTAAGAGGGACTGTGTATGATTATTTTAGTAAAAAACCTCTTGATGCAGTAACAGTAATGACATCATCAGGTTTACATACTATATCAGATTCTTTGGGAAAATTTACAGTAACGGTTTCATCAAAAGATTCTGTATGGTTTTCTTTTCTTTCAAAAAATACATTAAAATATCCTGTTGATACAATAAGAGATCTATCAAATTTTGAGATTGCATTATATGTGGATGCGAAATGGCTTCCCGCAGTTAAAGTACGTAACAAAAATTATACTCAGGATTCCATTCAAAACAGGGAAGATTACGCAAAGGTTTTTAACTTCAGAAAACCTACAGTAAGATTGAACTCTGCCTCTCCTAACAATTATACACCCGGCGCTGTTACTGTTGGCCTGGATATAAATGAATTTATAAACATGTTTCGTTTTAGACGTAACCGACAAATACTTTCTATGCAGGAACGTTTAGAAGAACAGGAGCGTGAAAAATATGTCAATCATCGTTATACAAAATATCTGGTTGGTAAACTCACAGGTTTAAAATTCAATGCACTTGATTCGTTTATAGAAATAAGTAAGCCTTCTTATGAATTACTAATTACAATGAATGAAATTGAACTTGGCTACTACATCCAAAAAATATTTGCCATTTATCAGAATAACGGACGCATAGAAGATGCAATATTAAAAAAAGAAGACAATTAATATTGATACAAGCAAATTCATTTCATAGCATCACCTCTTGCGTCGCAATCCTTTCATCTCCCGAATATATATCAACAACCAGAATTTGATTATCCTCCCAAACCCGCAGCCTTACTAATTTCCAGCATTCTTTCAATAGGTTTTAAAGCAGCAACTCTTAATTGCTCCTCCATCAAAATTTCCGGTTGTTCATATTGCATGCAGAGATATAATTTTTCCAATGTATTTAATTTCATGTGTGGGCAATCATTACAAGCACAAGCATTATTTGGAGGTGCAGGAATAAATGTTTTATTCGGAGCATCTTTCTGCATCTGATGCAATATGCCAGTCTCCGTAGCAACAATAAATTCATTACAGCTATCATTAATGGCATATTTCAAAAGTTGTGTAGTGCTGCCGATGAAATCAGCCACTTTAAGCACCGCTTCCTCACACTCAGGATGAGCTATCAACTTTGCTTTTGGGTGTCTTATTTTCAACCTGGTGATCTTCTCAAGGCTAAATATCTCATGTACCATACACGCACCATTCCACAAAACCATATTCCTTCCCGTTTTCTTATTGAGATATGCTCCCAGGTTTTTATCAGGAGCAAAAATGATGGGTTGATCTTCAGGAACACTTTCAATTATTTTTTGTGCATTACTGCTTGTGCAGATAATATCACTAAGTGCTTTTATATCAGCACTGCAGTTTATATAAGAAATAACAATATGATTTGGATGTTTCTCTTTAAATGCTTTGAACAAATCAGCAGGTGCGCTATCAGCAAGCGAACAGCCAGCTTTAAGATCTGGCAACAAAACTTTTTTTGAAGGATTTAAAATCTTTGCTGTTTCTGCCATAAAATGAACACCTGCAAAAACGATCATATCTGCATTTGTTTTTACAGCCTGTTGCGCAAGGCCAAGACTATCCCCAATATAATCTGCAACATCCTGTATATCTGGTTCCTGGTAGTAATGCGCCAACAACACAGCATTCTTTTCTTTTTTTAATCGCTCTATT
Coding sequences within it:
- the mnmG gene encoding tRNA uridine-5-carboxymethylaminomethyl(34) synthesis enzyme MnmG, with the translated sequence MFREYDVIVVGAGHAGCEAAAAAANLGSNVLLITMNMQTIAQMSCNPAMGGIAKGQIVREIDAMGGYSGIVTDKSMLQFRMLNRSKGPAMWSPRAQSDRMLFATTWRQMLEDSPNVDFYQDMVKSIVLKKGRACGVITGLGHEIVSKAVVMTSGTFLNGIIHIGEKQFGGGRVAEKAASGITEQLIEYGFESNRLKTGTPPRIDGRSLDYSKMEEQKGDDEIVGFSYLDTKKIRPEQQKSCHITYTNQKVHDILKTGFDRSPMFTGRIDGIGPRYCPSIEDKINRFAERDRHQLFVEPEGFNTIEIYVNGFSTSLPEEVQYEALRNIKGFENAKIFRPGYAIEYDYFPPTQLNHSLETKLVANLFFAGQVNGTTGYEEAACQGFMAGVNAHQKVNNLDPFILKRSEAYIGVLIDDLISKGTEEPYRMFTSRAEYRTLLRQDNADLRLTEKSFRLGLASQERMEKVINKRNQVESIHGLLKNIYIEPDEINTYLIQIGSSTISDKQKAAKILLRPNVNIESLFNSVPKLQELKEKFTIDSLQQTEIQIKYERYIEKERDLVVRMSAMEELLIPDSFNYDKIAALSNEALQKFKKIKPRTLGQASRISGVNPSDVQILMVYMGR
- the nadA gene encoding quinolinate synthase NadA → MEINIATAKRKIQEKGFLDVDIDPTLDLFHEIERLKKEKNAVLLAHYYQEPDIQDVADYIGDSLGLAQQAVKTNADMIVFAGVHFMAETAKILNPSKKVLLPDLKAGCSLADSAPADLFKAFKEKHPNHIVISYINCSADIKALSDIICTSSNAQKIIESVPEDQPIIFAPDKNLGAYLNKKTGRNMVLWNGACMVHEIFSLEKITRLKIRHPKAKLIAHPECEEAVLKVADFIGSTTQLLKYAINDSCNEFIVATETGILHQMQKDAPNKTFIPAPPNNACACNDCPHMKLNTLEKLYLCMQYEQPEILMEEQLRVAALKPIERMLEISKAAGLGG